Proteins from one Deinococcus sp. AB2017081 genomic window:
- a CDS encoding carbohydrate kinase family protein — translation MTDRTSLVSLGDLAWDVLAKPDTMLLPGGDTTGRMELSGGGSAANVAVWAQRCAYPATFVGKIGRDRFGELATAELQAEGVHTALTLSDQHPTGVILALIDRRGQRAMLTGQGADWELLPGDLPLDVLRGARHLHLTAWSLFRDPPRAAALQAAHAATTAGATLSLDPGSFQMIQQLGRESFLKIVDDVPFDVIFPNDDEARAMSGERHPDAAMGWLRERYPHALVVLKMDEDGVMIEGPDCPRLQVAATRDPLIDATGAGDAFGGAFLAGWLRHGDPRRAAHLAVQVGGWVVSRFGARAPADDDLRARLARAASVQEPA, via the coding sequence ATGACTGACCGTACTTCCCTCGTCTCGCTGGGCGACCTTGCCTGGGACGTGCTCGCCAAACCCGACACCATGCTGCTGCCCGGCGGCGACACGACTGGCCGCATGGAACTGTCCGGCGGGGGGAGCGCGGCAAATGTGGCCGTGTGGGCACAGCGCTGCGCGTATCCAGCGACCTTCGTCGGCAAGATCGGCCGCGACCGGTTCGGGGAACTGGCCACGGCCGAACTCCAGGCCGAGGGTGTCCACACGGCCCTGACCCTGAGTGACCAGCACCCGACGGGCGTGATCCTGGCGCTGATCGACCGACGGGGACAGCGCGCCATGCTGACCGGGCAAGGGGCCGACTGGGAGCTGCTGCCGGGCGACCTGCCGCTGGACGTGCTGCGCGGAGCCCGGCACCTCCACCTGACGGCATGGAGCCTGTTCCGCGACCCGCCCCGCGCGGCGGCGCTCCAGGCGGCTCACGCTGCGACCACGGCCGGCGCGACCCTGAGCCTCGATCCGGGCTCCTTCCAGATGATCCAGCAGCTGGGCCGCGAGTCCTTCCTGAAGATCGTGGACGACGTGCCCTTCGACGTGATCTTCCCGAACGACGACGAGGCGCGTGCCATGAGCGGCGAGCGCCACCCGGACGCTGCGATGGGCTGGTTGCGGGAGCGCTACCCCCACGCCCTGGTGGTGCTGAAGATGGACGAGGACGGCGTGATGATCGAGGGGCCGGACTGCCCCCGCTTGCAGGTGGCCGCGACCCGTGATCCGCTGATCGACGCGACCGGGGCCGGTGACGCCTTTGGCGGGGCCTTCCTGGCCGGGTGGCTGCGTCACGGCGATCCCCGGCGGGCCGCGCACCTGGCGGTGCAGGTGGGTGGCTGGGTCGTGTCGCGTTTTGGGGCCCGCGCCCCGGCCGATGACGACCTGCGTGCCCGCCTGGCCCGCGCGGCCAGCGTCCAGGAGCCGGCGTGA
- a CDS encoding diguanylate cyclase domain-containing protein codes for MSRPVKSSPPGTLTPTQAVRATFWARLLMLTAVLVTQMLTVVVVLWSDRQHAEGTLRAEATRTIDQLTRVAADNVRGYLQGPIQMVGLNIELIRAGQLSAGDPSSLSVTFQTMLNAMPQLGGVLAGHDDGRFTFARRDGPGDAGRFLRSIEIRPRRQVTTTVLDARGRVLSQSAADTAYDPRTRPWYRAAVARPDTTVWTEPYVFSSSGEPGVTVARALTGGPDGTVVLGADIQLRQLVMFLQGIKISANGRAFVTDDAGRAIAASRAWPVSVAGRVPALTEVADQPLKALLGSSARVAPGIRTFVVAGEPYAAVVRPVRLGPGVEWMVGVYAPSRDFTVGLQRTDRLRLATILLTCVLGSLLAWPLLGRAIRPMRALHQQATTDPLTGLHNRGSFLAQLDEVLDAASDRGLGGRHLGVAIFDLDGFKAINDVHGHAAGDEMLLAVGARLLAALRPGDILGRLGGDEFAVLIDGATREEVTLRVEGAIAALARRPVTVDQAEHTIRATAGLAFFDPRDPLITPLRRTSVMARADTALIRGKRREKGRVWVDGESVMAGVLI; via the coding sequence ATGAGCCGTCCGGTCAAGTCGTCTCCTCCAGGCACCCTGACACCCACCCAGGCTGTCCGGGCGACCTTCTGGGCGCGGCTGCTGATGCTGACCGCCGTGCTCGTCACCCAGATGCTGACGGTGGTGGTGGTGCTGTGGAGTGACCGCCAGCACGCAGAGGGCACGCTCCGTGCCGAGGCGACCCGAACCATCGACCAGCTGACGCGGGTGGCCGCCGACAATGTGCGTGGCTACCTGCAGGGGCCAATCCAGATGGTGGGGCTGAACATCGAGCTGATCCGGGCCGGGCAACTCAGTGCCGGTGATCCGTCGAGTCTGAGTGTCACGTTCCAGACCATGCTCAATGCCATGCCGCAGCTCGGCGGTGTCCTTGCCGGGCATGACGACGGCCGCTTCACCTTTGCACGGCGCGACGGCCCCGGCGACGCGGGACGGTTCCTGCGCAGTATCGAGATCCGCCCGCGTCGCCAGGTCACGACCACGGTGCTCGATGCCCGTGGACGCGTGCTCTCGCAGAGTGCGGCCGACACCGCCTATGACCCGCGCACCCGCCCGTGGTACCGCGCGGCGGTGGCGCGCCCGGACACGACGGTGTGGACAGAACCCTACGTGTTCTCCTCCAGTGGCGAGCCGGGCGTGACGGTCGCCCGCGCGTTGACCGGTGGCCCGGACGGGACGGTCGTCCTGGGCGCTGACATCCAGTTGCGGCAGCTGGTCATGTTCCTGCAGGGCATCAAGATCAGCGCGAACGGACGGGCCTTCGTGACGGACGACGCCGGCCGCGCCATCGCGGCGTCTCGGGCATGGCCGGTGAGCGTCGCTGGCCGCGTTCCAGCGCTGACCGAGGTCGCCGATCAGCCGCTCAAGGCGCTGCTGGGGTCGTCGGCGCGGGTGGCGCCGGGCATCCGCACGTTCGTGGTGGCCGGGGAGCCGTACGCGGCGGTGGTGCGGCCGGTGCGGCTCGGCCCCGGGGTGGAATGGATGGTCGGGGTGTACGCTCCATCCAGGGATTTCACCGTGGGGCTGCAGCGCACCGATCGGCTGCGGCTGGCGACCATCCTGCTGACCTGCGTGCTGGGCAGCCTGCTCGCGTGGCCGCTGCTCGGCCGCGCCATCCGGCCCATGAGGGCGCTGCACCAGCAGGCGACCACGGATCCGCTGACCGGTCTGCACAACCGCGGGAGCTTCCTCGCGCAGCTCGACGAGGTGCTCGACGCCGCCTCTGACCGTGGCCTGGGTGGACGGCACCTGGGCGTGGCGATCTTCGATCTGGACGGATTCAAGGCCATCAACGACGTTCACGGCCACGCCGCCGGTGACGAGATGCTGCTCGCCGTCGGCGCCCGACTGCTCGCCGCGCTGCGTCCGGGGGACATCCTGGGCCGTCTGGGCGGTGACGAATTCGCGGTGCTGATCGATGGCGCGACCCGGGAGGAGGTCACGCTGCGGGTCGAGGGGGCCATCGCCGCCCTGGCCCGGCGCCCCGTCACCGTGGATCAGGCCGAGCACACCATCCGCGCGACCGCTGGATTGGCCTTCTTCGATCCCCGGGATCCGCTGATCACCCCGCTGCGGCGGACCTCTGTCATGGCCCGGGCCGATACGGCGCTCATCCGCGGGAAACGCCGCGAGAAGGGCCGGGTGTGGGTCGACGGAGAGAGCGTGATGGCCGGCGTCCTGATCTGA
- a CDS encoding DUF421 domain-containing protein — protein MSESDIVPFELQRMFLGDTDPLFLLEIVFRTVFIFLWLVFLLRVTGKRGLAQLSPLELAIVIGLGSAAGDPMFYPEVPLIHAMLVLALVVVLQRVLSVLVIHSERVETFVEGEPVELVRDGVIHPAALDRASLSREDLFEQLRVQGVRQLGEVQRVYFEQDGNLSVFCHDRDAPPGLGIVPPWDLEPPPPLPVGRPLSGQVACVSCGAVQKADRPLLPCACGGEGFTLATTDPLAPGESAGQDALPDHAAGHGPSGGPPGASER, from the coding sequence ATGAGCGAGTCGGACATCGTTCCCTTTGAACTCCAGCGCATGTTCCTGGGCGACACTGATCCCCTGTTCCTGCTGGAGATCGTGTTCCGCACCGTGTTCATCTTCCTGTGGCTGGTGTTCCTGCTACGTGTGACCGGCAAACGCGGCCTGGCGCAGCTGAGCCCGCTGGAACTCGCCATCGTGATCGGACTGGGCTCGGCCGCCGGCGACCCCATGTTCTATCCGGAGGTACCGCTGATCCACGCCATGCTGGTGCTCGCACTGGTGGTCGTGCTGCAGCGGGTGCTCTCTGTGCTGGTCATCCACTCGGAGCGGGTCGAGACCTTTGTCGAGGGCGAACCGGTGGAACTCGTCCGTGACGGTGTGATCCATCCCGCCGCGCTCGACCGCGCCAGCCTGAGCCGGGAAGATCTGTTCGAGCAGCTGCGGGTGCAGGGGGTTCGCCAGCTGGGTGAAGTGCAGCGGGTGTATTTCGAGCAGGACGGCAACCTCTCGGTGTTCTGCCACGACCGGGACGCGCCGCCCGGCCTCGGGATCGTGCCGCCGTGGGATCTGGAGCCGCCGCCGCCGCTGCCGGTGGGCCGACCGCTCTCCGGACAGGTGGCGTGCGTATCCTGCGGCGCCGTCCAGAAGGCCGACCGCCCGCTGTTGCCATGTGCCTGCGGCGGCGAGGGCTTCACGCTGGCCACCACCGATCCGCTGGCACCGGGGGAATCCGCCGGGCAGGACGCCCTCCCGGACCACGCCGCGGGCCACGGCCCTTCCGGCGGCCCGCCAGGAGCGTCCGAACGCTAA
- a CDS encoding adenine deaminase C-terminal domain-containing protein, translated as MDRAERRTHTGADRRRLVRVARGHEDGDLLIRGAQVVQPATREIYAADVLIADGRVAALGSGFRAAQVIEAQGAFLAPGFIDGHVHIESSLLTPAGFARATLPRGTTGVVAEPHEVVNVLGVAGLEWMLRAGASSGQRVWASAPSCVPASTFELGGARVGAAEVAGMLRVPGVLGLAEMMNYPGVLGGDAEVWDVLEAGQRSGLRLDGHAPCVTGRDLMAYAAAGLHSDHEATTPEEARERLRAGLWLMVREGSAARNLDALLPVLRERPRRAMLVSDDVSVDELLELGHLDRLLRTCVAGGLHPSDAVALVTCNPAEYWGLHDCGLVAPGYHADLVLLRDLSGFEVLETLVGGAPAVAGESTPALGGGGVDLGAGWASADFTVPDAWPVIEVRGDQITTGVGAPGSGDARLVVADRFGRGQWATCWTSGSGLRGGTLGISVLHDAHHAAFLGGTDDDIRAAGRALEALGGGVVLVEGGEVRAALPLPFAGLMTDAPPELAAARLGEVTAAARALGCTLPYPVTTVSFLGLTVIPALKLTPGGLLDVTAWRLLPD; from the coding sequence ATGGATCGAGCGGAGCGCAGAACACACACCGGGGCAGATCGTCGGCGGCTGGTGCGGGTGGCCCGGGGCCACGAGGACGGGGATCTGCTGATCCGGGGGGCCCAGGTCGTCCAACCGGCCACTCGCGAGATCTACGCGGCCGACGTGCTGATCGCCGACGGCCGCGTGGCGGCCCTGGGCAGCGGCTTCCGGGCTGCACAGGTGATCGAGGCGCAGGGAGCCTTCCTCGCGCCGGGTTTCATCGATGGGCATGTCCACATCGAGTCGAGTCTGCTGACCCCGGCGGGCTTCGCGCGGGCCACGCTGCCACGCGGCACGACCGGTGTGGTGGCCGAGCCGCACGAGGTCGTGAACGTGCTGGGCGTGGCGGGCCTGGAGTGGATGCTGCGGGCCGGGGCATCGTCGGGGCAGCGGGTGTGGGCGTCGGCCCCGTCGTGCGTGCCGGCCAGCACCTTCGAACTGGGTGGAGCGCGGGTAGGCGCGGCCGAGGTGGCGGGCATGCTGCGGGTGCCGGGCGTGCTGGGTCTGGCCGAGATGATGAACTACCCCGGCGTGCTGGGTGGCGACGCTGAGGTCTGGGATGTGCTGGAGGCCGGGCAGCGTTCGGGGCTGCGGCTGGATGGTCATGCGCCGTGTGTGACCGGCCGTGACCTGATGGCCTACGCGGCGGCGGGCCTGCACTCGGATCACGAAGCGACCACGCCGGAAGAGGCCCGCGAACGTCTGCGGGCGGGCCTGTGGCTCATGGTGCGCGAGGGCTCGGCGGCACGGAACCTGGATGCCCTGCTGCCGGTGCTGCGCGAGCGGCCCCGCCGCGCGATGCTGGTCAGCGACGACGTGAGCGTGGACGAGCTGCTGGAACTGGGGCATCTGGATCGCCTGCTGCGCACCTGCGTGGCGGGGGGCCTGCACCCGTCAGACGCAGTCGCGCTGGTGACGTGCAACCCGGCTGAGTACTGGGGCCTGCATGATTGTGGACTGGTCGCGCCGGGCTACCACGCCGACCTCGTGCTGCTGCGCGACCTGAGCGGCTTCGAGGTGCTGGAAACGTTGGTCGGCGGCGCGCCGGCGGTCGCGGGCGAGTCCACCCCGGCGCTGGGCGGCGGTGGAGTCGACCTGGGAGCCGGGTGGGCGTCGGCCGACTTCACGGTGCCGGACGCGTGGCCCGTCATCGAGGTGCGCGGGGATCAGATCACCACCGGGGTGGGGGCACCGGGCAGCGGCGACGCGCGGCTGGTCGTGGCCGACCGCTTCGGGCGCGGCCAGTGGGCGACGTGCTGGACGTCGGGCAGTGGGCTGCGCGGCGGGACACTGGGGATCAGCGTGCTGCACGATGCCCACCACGCGGCGTTTCTGGGCGGCACCGACGACGACATCCGCGCGGCTGGGCGGGCGCTGGAGGCCCTGGGCGGCGGCGTGGTGCTCGTCGAGGGGGGAGAGGTCCGGGCCGCACTGCCGCTGCCCTTCGCCGGCCTGATGACCGATGCGCCGCCGGAGCTGGCGGCCGCGCGGCTGGGCGAGGTGACGGCGGCGGCCCGCGCCCTGGGCTGCACGCTGCCCTATCCGGTCACGACCGTGAGCTTCCTGGGCCTGACCGTCATCCCCGCCCTGAAACTCACTCCGGGCGGCCTGCTGGACGTGACGGCATGGCGGCTGCTGCCTGACTGA
- a CDS encoding prepilin-type N-terminal cleavage/methylation domain-containing protein has product MTRRFAHADRGLTLVEVLVAMGLLGIVLLLVTDWQTQTLTLTARTNAQADQLAELNDLSGYLGDRIRSAAQVRLSGFTVNAASAVNNGKCDTTTPCVAVLSLEEDADPSTSPPTITRRWLRLVYRVEPRATWTGADKVPDTWADDPDNAVRVLREYRDSCTEVSGGTCSVTGGSPAITVAAYRAAFTSAAFSGMSPALVADYLTAVDQAGTAIVPFALTAAQPVGAANPVILTFQSVRNVRGTVAYTPGAGAYRLSVQARNVP; this is encoded by the coding sequence GTGACCCGGAGGTTCGCTCACGCGGATCGCGGCCTCACGCTGGTCGAAGTTCTGGTCGCCATGGGGCTGCTGGGCATCGTGCTGCTGCTGGTCACGGACTGGCAGACCCAGACCCTGACCCTGACCGCCCGGACGAATGCCCAGGCGGATCAGCTGGCCGAACTGAACGACCTGAGCGGCTACCTCGGCGACCGCATCCGGTCGGCGGCCCAGGTGCGCCTGAGCGGCTTCACGGTGAACGCGGCGTCAGCCGTGAACAACGGAAAATGCGACACTACCACGCCCTGCGTGGCGGTTCTGTCGCTGGAGGAGGACGCCGATCCCTCGACCTCCCCGCCCACGATCACGCGCCGCTGGTTGCGGCTGGTCTACCGGGTTGAGCCCCGCGCCACGTGGACCGGGGCCGACAAGGTGCCGGACACCTGGGCCGATGACCCGGACAACGCCGTCCGCGTGCTGCGCGAATACCGCGACAGCTGTACCGAGGTGAGCGGCGGCACGTGCAGCGTGACCGGCGGCAGCCCGGCCATCACGGTCGCGGCGTACCGGGCGGCATTCACCAGTGCGGCGTTCAGCGGCATGAGTCCGGCCCTGGTGGCCGATTACCTGACGGCTGTGGATCAGGCCGGAACCGCGATCGTGCCCTTTGCCCTCACGGCGGCTCAGCCGGTGGGCGCGGCCAATCCGGTGATCCTGACCTTCCAGTCCGTGCGGAACGTGCGCGGAACCGTTGCGTACACGCCGGGGGCCGGGGCCTATCGCCTGTCGGTGCAGGCGCGGAACGTGCCGTGA
- a CDS encoding 2Fe-2S iron-sulfur cluster-binding protein gives MTGTGTTDDVISVQVEGLGPVTARSGQRLVLALEDAGTGILHRCGGVARCTTCRVEFLEGEPDAMTAAEFDKLTEKQLLGQARLSCQIECVPGMSVRVLQTAASTGLEPGKAPAVHIEPDPVWTTRPGASTEG, from the coding sequence ATGACTGGAACCGGGACGACAGACGACGTCATCAGCGTGCAGGTGGAGGGACTGGGGCCGGTGACGGCCCGCAGCGGACAGCGGCTGGTGCTGGCCCTGGAGGACGCCGGGACAGGCATCCTGCACCGCTGCGGCGGGGTGGCCCGCTGCACGACCTGCCGCGTGGAATTTCTGGAGGGTGAGCCAGACGCCATGACGGCCGCCGAGTTCGACAAGCTGACCGAGAAACAGCTGCTGGGTCAGGCCAGGCTGTCGTGCCAGATCGAGTGTGTGCCGGGCATGAGCGTGCGCGTGCTCCAGACGGCGGCCTCGACCGGTCTGGAACCGGGCAAGGCTCCGGCTGTGCACATCGAACCCGACCCGGTGTGGACGACCCGTCCCGGAGCATCCACCGAGGGCTGA
- the mltG gene encoding endolytic transglycosylase MltG, whose translation MTRLGGRRRVPWWVWALLALLLLIAGGALGAFLYVRSLFGPAGGAPYTLEVQAGDSLPGVARTLEQKGIVKNARVLRYVMDRDGTAGKLKEGLYDLTGTMTAEQVAAKLAGPARLPTVNVTVPEGRRIRDMPAIFQKAGFDGAAIQAVLKDEALSAYARGKQPDLEGFVFPDTYAFRPKESPRVMVQTMLDRMSREFTPANVAAAKAEGLDVRGWVILASMVQAEAANDAEMPVVAGVFLNRLKQNIKLGSDPTVAYGLGKDLPELDRSAGDFIRDTPYSTYTRYGLPAGPINSPGQAALRSVLKPVLKMSDGRDALYFLHGLDGKIYVNHDYAAHLRDVARYR comes from the coding sequence GTGACGCGCCTGGGCGGTCGCCGCCGGGTGCCGTGGTGGGTGTGGGCGCTGCTGGCACTGCTGCTGCTCATCGCCGGTGGGGCGCTGGGAGCCTTCCTGTATGTCCGGTCGCTGTTCGGCCCGGCCGGCGGCGCACCGTACACGCTGGAGGTGCAGGCTGGTGACTCCCTGCCGGGCGTGGCCCGCACCCTGGAGCAGAAGGGCATCGTGAAGAACGCCCGCGTCCTGCGCTACGTGATGGATCGGGACGGCACCGCCGGTAAACTTAAGGAAGGCCTGTACGACCTGACCGGCACCATGACCGCCGAGCAGGTCGCCGCGAAGCTGGCCGGGCCGGCGCGTCTGCCCACGGTGAATGTCACCGTGCCCGAGGGCCGGCGCATCCGCGACATGCCCGCCATCTTCCAGAAGGCCGGCTTTGACGGCGCGGCGATCCAGGCGGTGCTGAAGGACGAGGCGCTGAGCGCCTACGCCCGTGGCAAGCAGCCGGATCTCGAGGGCTTCGTGTTCCCGGACACCTACGCCTTCCGGCCCAAGGAATCGCCGCGCGTCATGGTTCAGACCATGCTCGACCGCATGTCACGCGAGTTCACACCGGCCAATGTCGCGGCTGCGAAGGCCGAGGGACTGGACGTGCGCGGGTGGGTGATCCTGGCGAGCATGGTGCAGGCCGAGGCTGCCAACGACGCCGAGATGCCCGTGGTGGCCGGCGTCTTCCTGAACCGTCTGAAGCAGAACATCAAACTGGGCAGCGATCCCACCGTGGCCTACGGACTGGGCAAGGATCTGCCGGAGCTCGACCGCAGCGCCGGGGACTTCATCCGGGACACCCCGTACTCCACCTACACCCGCTACGGCCTGCCGGCCGGGCCGATCAACTCGCCAGGCCAGGCGGCGCTGCGCAGCGTCCTGAAGCCGGTGCTGAAGATGAGCGATGGCCGGGACGCGCTGTACTTCCTGCACGGCCTGGACGGAAAGATCTATGTGAACCACGACTACGCCGCCCACCTGCGCGACGTGGCCCGCTACCGCTGA